ATAAGATAATGTcagcaaatataaattaaaaatgaacaggcaaaaaaaaaaaaaggcaataaataacttaaagcagaggtgaaaaacagatgttgttAGCAGTTACAGCTGTACACTGTTTACATCATGAAGACATAAAGCTGAAAAAGCTCTTTTGGGCAAAGACAGTTTCACAGCAGTGAGATGAGAACACAGAGTCCCTTCTCACAGAGGACGCTTGGACAcgtcacagtaggaaaagcacaggtggaaataatgacattaacagctgctgaattccatttagctgttTTAGATCCTGGTAGCATGCATGCTGGCTCGCTGACACACTGCCAGCTTTTACTGAGTCACTTAAACAGCCATCGTTAATGTTATCTGTAACACCTGTGCTCCCCCTGCTGTGACAAACTGACCTCTGCTGTGAAGACGGTCTTTTGAACGTGTGACATGGTTAGTCTCACGCCCTCACCTCTTAGTGAAGAGGAGAAGCAGAAAACATCGTAGCGATGAAGCTGCAGGTGCCGTCTGCCGTAGCTCCGGACCCCTGGCACAAGGCCGTGCCCCCCGCATGGCACTCTGGGCTGTGTGATGGGGTACTGGACCGTCCCGTCTGCCAGCCAGCCTGCATTGCACCAGTTCAGGCCCTCCTTCCAGGACTGGAAGAGCTGTGTGAAGGTGGCCAGCGTGGCGTCCTGCTCCTTGCAGGCCTGCTGGGCTCCCCTGAAGCTGAACTGGTAATGACCACGAGCGTGCTGGTAGGGAAACACCACACCTGGATGGAAGAATTAATTAGTCATTGATAAAAAAAGTATGTTAGCTTCAAAAGTGACTCACTGGGACGCTTGAACACAACAGGgacattgttaatgttattattagcACCTGTGCTTTTGTCAAAAAGTCTGCTGAAAAAGGCCGTACAATTAATGACATTCAACTACAACTAAAAGATCCACCACTTTTCATAAGATTTTAAACTCCAGTACTCTTTGCTACTCCTTCTGCTATTATTACTCACACTACCAGTGATAACGAGGCTTCTGATATTACCAGACATGATTACATGTCTATGTTAGAGGAGAATAGAATATATCAGTGTGGATGGATTATTTTACATAACTACAAAGAGgaataaaacaaccacaaggagactcAAAAAGACTAACAAGAGACATGAAAGAATATACATAATTACCTCCTACAGACACAAAATTTCcaagaagagacacaaaataactcccaaaagacagaaaatggcctaaaaaacaacaacaaaacaaccaaaaatacataaaatacattggagagacataaaacaatcaccaaaagactcaaaattacctTCCAGACATAACTTTACCTCTAAGACACACAAGATGACCTCaataagacaaaaatgacctcaaagagacacaaaacaaccaaaaatacacaaaattacctcccagagacacaaaattacccccaaaagactcaaaaaagacacacaaaacaacaactagGAGACGCAAGATgtacacagagagacaaaaaaggcCAAGAAAGACACAATATTATCTTAAAAGACACAATTATcccaataagacacaaaatgacacaaaaatacaacaaagacacaattaacccacagagatacaaaaaaacagagacacattttgtgtattcatttatttttgtcattttgcatttctttgaggtattttttgtcatcatttgggggaaatttaaatctttttttgtttctttctggtcattttgagGCTCTATTGGGTGCATATGTGTTAGTCTGAGAGACATTTTACAGGTGGAGGCCAGTGGCAGGCCCCTCATACTTTGGGCCCCTGAGTCTGTGCCCTGTAGGCCAAATCATGCATGGAGAAAAGAAGTCATGGTATCAGTATAGGGGGACATATTGTACCTGACAACTCCAGATAAACTGAAGTGCTCCCGTCCTCCAGTCCGTCCACCACCTCGCAGCGGTAACGGCCTGTATCATTCAGCTGGAGGGTCATCATCACAAGTGCAGCATCTCCTGGGAAATCCTGTCTGAG
The sequence above is a segment of the Plectropomus leopardus isolate mb unplaced genomic scaffold, YSFRI_Pleo_2.0 unplaced_scaffold24466, whole genome shotgun sequence genome. Coding sequences within it:
- the LOC121966417 gene encoding hyaluronan and proteoglycan link protein 3-like, with translation GRVQLRQDFPGDAALVMMTLQLNDTGRYRCEVVDGLEDGSTSVYLELSGVVFPYQHARGHYQFSFRGAQQACKEQDATLATFTQLFQSWKEGLNWCNAGWLADGTVQYPITQPRVPCGGHGLVPGVRSYGRRHLQLHRYDVFCFSSSLR